One genomic segment of Mesoterricola silvestris includes these proteins:
- a CDS encoding type IV pilus modification PilV family protein, which produces MISAFKARQRGFTMIEMLFTAFILAIGILGLGALQVMALKTNANGRTFETAIAVGNRILDAAANESRVSWNNMLATTPATLPAAVYLNPAAGTTTEYYDFAGTLLGSGAAAPAGTIFTAVTTSTAGLAVSAAQGGRTTIVRVVVSFNDAPTHVRTVTLQRSLKSA; this is translated from the coding sequence ATGATCAGCGCATTCAAGGCCCGCCAGCGCGGCTTCACCATGATCGAGATGCTCTTCACGGCCTTCATCCTGGCCATCGGCATCCTGGGATTGGGGGCCCTGCAGGTCATGGCGCTGAAGACCAACGCGAACGGCCGGACCTTCGAGACGGCCATCGCCGTGGGGAACCGCATCCTGGACGCGGCCGCCAACGAGAGCCGGGTCTCCTGGAACAACATGCTGGCCACCACCCCGGCCACCCTGCCGGCGGCGGTCTACCTGAATCCCGCCGCGGGCACCACCACCGAGTACTACGATTTCGCGGGCACGCTCCTGGGCAGCGGCGCCGCGGCCCCGGCCGGCACCATCTTCACGGCCGTGACGACCTCCACGGCGGGGCTGGCGGTTTCAGCCGCCCAGGGGGGCCGGACGACGATCGTTCGGGTGGTCGTGAGCTTCAATGACGCGCCCACCCACGTGCGGACCGTCACCCTCCAGAGGAGCCTGAAAAGTGCGTAG
- a CDS encoding pilus assembly FimT family protein has translation MIRKRESSPGYSLIELLVVLSIIGILSLAMVMTLGDRAGNSVRAVTDEVTGVIYSAQKASVSSGRSVTLAVNGTWTGGGAPSLGTAGALLMDGRPFDSTVVNPDPYTGVRVGASSETFFSQFGRSLRTHLQAGVATDATANGLADSIRTLPPFSTDAAFLAAYGNPLCNGGQANVVVDGNTNRFTTGFSVVVVALAGGQADPNGPMAVVVVPRNSAAPFRFYRSSPTQNWRRI, from the coding sequence ATGATCCGAAAACGGGAATCGAGTCCTGGGTACTCGCTCATCGAGTTGCTGGTCGTCCTGTCCATCATCGGGATCCTGTCCCTGGCCATGGTCATGACCCTGGGGGATCGCGCCGGGAATTCCGTCCGCGCCGTGACCGACGAGGTCACCGGGGTCATCTACTCGGCCCAGAAGGCCTCCGTGAGCAGCGGACGGAGCGTGACCCTGGCCGTGAACGGCACCTGGACCGGGGGGGGGGCCCCCTCCCTGGGCACGGCGGGCGCGCTCCTGATGGACGGCAGGCCCTTCGATTCCACCGTGGTGAATCCCGATCCGTATACGGGAGTCCGGGTGGGGGCCTCCTCGGAAACGTTCTTCTCCCAGTTCGGAAGGAGCCTGCGGACCCACCTGCAGGCCGGGGTGGCCACGGACGCCACGGCCAATGGGCTCGCGGATTCCATCCGGACCCTCCCCCCCTTCTCCACGGATGCCGCCTTCCTGGCCGCCTACGGCAACCCGCTGTGCAACGGCGGGCAGGCCAATGTGGTGGTGGACGGCAACACCAACCGCTTCACCACGGGCTTCTCGGTGGTGGTGGTGGCCCTTGCCGGAGGACAGGCCGATCCCAACGGACCCATGGCGGTGGTCGTGGTGCCCCGGAACTCCGCGGCGCCCTTCCGGTTCTACCGCTCGAGCCCGACCCAGAACTGGAGGCGCATATGA
- a CDS encoding type IV pilin protein: MKRRVEQQGFSLVELLLVLAIIGIISAIAIPSFLGQRRRARVVGDAQANAAVLRMQLETRRADTGTYGSNGVTYTWTGTSAPAASTSPAPNFVVSKNTTKMNYSLLITGNGLSYVLTVTDPTLASAQVLTTNQNGSTVVLLH, translated from the coding sequence ATGAAGCGCCGTGTGGAACAGCAGGGTTTCAGCCTGGTCGAACTGCTCCTGGTCCTTGCCATCATCGGGATCATCTCCGCCATCGCCATCCCCTCCTTCCTGGGCCAGCGGCGCCGGGCCCGGGTCGTGGGCGACGCCCAGGCCAATGCGGCGGTGCTGAGGATGCAGCTGGAGACCCGCAGGGCCGACACCGGAACCTACGGCTCCAACGGCGTCACCTACACCTGGACCGGCACCAGCGCCCCCGCCGCCTCCACCAGCCCCGCCCCCAATTTCGTCGTGAGCAAGAACACCACGAAGATGAATTATTCCCTTCTGATCACCGGCAACGGCCTCTCCTACGTCCTCACGGTCACGGATCCGACCCTGGCCAGCGCCCAGGTCCTCACCACCAACCAGAACGGCAGCACGGTGGTGCTGCTCCATTAG
- a CDS encoding DUF1573 domain-containing protein, which yields MRIPVLLLTGSILVAAEAPAQPRLTVDSLVHDFGSVGRGEKAVHRFRMTNTGTGTLRILRVTPSCGCTSTVLGKLELAPAETTDLEVTLNTEGYMGLVHKTLEVISNDVLEPGRILSVLARVAPDVTPGSAEVSFSDLKPGDHRKMSLRLKSGTSRPIFVKDVTLSEAPWLGVATRPEGNDLFLDLELLASKLPKTAPSGTDTIDLHVENPRPSTVSIRVRWEKAPI from the coding sequence ATGCGAATTCCAGTCCTCCTCCTCACCGGCTCGATCCTGGTGGCCGCCGAGGCCCCCGCCCAGCCCCGCCTCACCGTGGACAGCCTCGTCCACGACTTCGGTTCCGTGGGCCGGGGCGAGAAGGCGGTCCACAGGTTCCGCATGACCAACACCGGCACCGGCACCCTGAGGATCCTGCGGGTCACGCCTTCCTGCGGCTGCACCTCGACCGTGCTCGGCAAGCTGGAGCTGGCCCCGGCGGAGACCACCGACCTGGAGGTCACCCTGAACACCGAGGGCTACATGGGCCTGGTGCACAAGACCCTGGAGGTGATCTCCAACGATGTCTTGGAACCGGGCCGGATCCTGAGCGTCCTCGCCCGGGTCGCCCCCGACGTGACGCCCGGCTCCGCCGAAGTGTCGTTCTCCGACCTCAAGCCCGGGGACCACCGGAAGATGAGCCTCCGGCTCAAGTCCGGCACCTCCCGCCCGATCTTCGTCAAGGACGTGACCCTGAGCGAGGCCCCCTGGCTCGGCGTCGCCACCCGCCCCGAGGGAAACGACCTCTTCCTGGACCTGGAACTCCTGGCCAGCAAGCTCCCCAAGACCGCCCCTTCAGGCACCGACACCATCGACCTCCACGTCGAGAACCCGCGCCCCTCCACCGTCTCCATCCGCGTAAGGTGGGAAAAGGCCCCAATCTAA
- the priA gene encoding replication restart helicase PriA, producing the protein MDTLIPTRIELARPLPPLTYLAPAGLQPGMRVEVRLRSGRTLGVVLGPDPAPPAVKLRPVDKVLDPFPLLPPRLWDLLDFAGRYYGCGLAHLLPLCLPQAVVADWETPLASGQRLCDLRDAGDWAGLAQAGAAWGAGTLDLPTLFHRRGLRGAGVTEVRRTPAPHPPRVTPSQAKVLLALEGAGGAMLEAELLDACAVGPGVLANLVKQGVVERVKRLDLMSQRREEGPDRTVVLNEEQRRAVGAVDLDGFSATLLYGITGSGKTEVYLELAGRVLARGRRVLWLVPEIGLTPRLLARLEARFPGKVAVGHAGLNATEKQADVLRLLQDEAPLFVGVRNAVLAPLKDIGLIIVDEEQEGSYKSEEHPRINARDLAVKRAHLEGCPVVLGSATPSLESWHAAHAGRYRLLRLTERPAGVTLPTVKVVDLRECYKEERRKVVFSPVLLKGMREALALGQQAMLLLNRRGFENFWMCRACGKTFDCPHCALSLTYHKGAYRLRCHLCGYETAPPEVCIHCGAEHLRGVGEGTEQIEDQLRELFPGARILRLDRDTTTRRGSLEAGLLAAEAGEVDILVGTQMLAKGHTFPKLTLVGILNADMGLKIPDFRAAERTFQLLTQVAGRAGRAELSGRVLLQTYSPDHPAIVHAVAQNFEGFAAEELPYREALGYPPYAAMSLYRSEGDSPREAREPLRKLRIRLETVPGLRILGPLESPIAKVKDRYRMQLILKSASRGPLGEAMRAAPLEPGGPVTLDRDPLNFGV; encoded by the coding sequence ATGGATACCCTCATTCCCACCCGCATCGAGCTGGCCCGGCCCCTTCCTCCGCTCACCTATCTGGCCCCCGCCGGGCTCCAGCCCGGCATGCGGGTCGAAGTGCGCCTGCGGTCGGGCCGGACCCTGGGCGTGGTGCTGGGCCCCGATCCGGCCCCCCCGGCGGTGAAGCTCCGGCCCGTGGACAAGGTCCTGGACCCCTTTCCGCTCCTGCCGCCCCGCCTGTGGGACCTGCTGGACTTCGCGGGGCGGTACTACGGCTGCGGCCTGGCGCACCTGCTGCCCCTGTGCCTGCCCCAGGCGGTGGTGGCCGACTGGGAGACCCCCCTGGCCTCCGGGCAGCGCCTGTGCGACCTGCGGGACGCGGGGGACTGGGCGGGCCTGGCCCAGGCGGGCGCGGCCTGGGGGGCCGGGACCCTGGACCTGCCCACCCTCTTCCACCGCCGGGGCCTGCGGGGCGCGGGCGTCACGGAGGTGAGGCGCACCCCGGCGCCCCATCCGCCCCGGGTGACCCCCTCCCAGGCCAAGGTGCTCCTGGCCCTGGAGGGCGCCGGTGGGGCGATGCTGGAGGCCGAGCTGCTCGATGCCTGCGCCGTGGGCCCCGGCGTCCTGGCCAACCTCGTCAAGCAGGGCGTCGTGGAGCGGGTGAAGCGCCTGGACCTCATGAGCCAGCGCCGGGAGGAGGGCCCGGACCGCACCGTCGTGCTGAACGAAGAGCAGCGCCGGGCCGTGGGGGCCGTGGACCTGGACGGCTTTTCCGCCACCCTCCTCTACGGCATCACCGGCAGCGGCAAGACCGAGGTCTACCTGGAGCTGGCGGGAAGGGTGCTGGCCCGGGGCCGGCGCGTGCTGTGGCTGGTGCCGGAGATCGGCCTGACCCCGCGGCTCCTGGCGAGGCTGGAGGCCCGTTTCCCGGGAAAGGTGGCCGTGGGCCACGCGGGGCTCAACGCCACGGAGAAGCAGGCCGATGTGCTGCGCCTGCTCCAGGACGAGGCGCCGCTTTTCGTGGGGGTGCGCAACGCCGTGCTGGCCCCCCTGAAGGACATCGGCCTGATCATCGTGGACGAGGAGCAGGAAGGGTCGTACAAGAGCGAGGAGCATCCCCGCATCAACGCCCGGGACCTGGCCGTGAAGCGGGCCCACCTGGAGGGCTGTCCCGTGGTGCTGGGCAGCGCCACCCCTTCCCTGGAGAGCTGGCACGCGGCCCACGCCGGCCGGTACCGCCTCCTGCGCCTCACGGAGCGCCCCGCGGGGGTCACCCTGCCCACGGTGAAGGTGGTGGACCTGCGGGAGTGCTACAAGGAGGAGCGCAGGAAGGTGGTCTTCAGCCCCGTCCTGCTCAAGGGCATGCGGGAGGCGCTGGCCCTGGGCCAGCAGGCCATGCTCCTGCTCAACCGCCGCGGCTTCGAGAACTTCTGGATGTGCAGGGCCTGCGGGAAGACCTTCGACTGCCCCCACTGCGCCCTGAGCCTCACCTACCACAAGGGCGCCTACCGGCTGCGGTGCCACCTGTGCGGGTACGAGACGGCCCCGCCGGAGGTGTGCATCCACTGCGGGGCGGAGCACCTTCGCGGCGTCGGCGAGGGCACGGAGCAGATCGAGGACCAGCTCCGGGAGCTGTTCCCCGGGGCCCGGATCCTGCGCCTGGACCGGGACACCACCACCCGCCGGGGCTCCCTGGAGGCCGGGCTCCTGGCGGCGGAGGCCGGGGAGGTGGACATCCTCGTCGGCACCCAGATGCTGGCCAAGGGCCACACCTTCCCCAAGCTCACGCTGGTGGGCATCCTCAACGCCGACATGGGCCTGAAGATCCCGGATTTCCGGGCCGCGGAACGCACCTTCCAGCTTCTCACCCAGGTGGCGGGCAGGGCGGGGCGGGCCGAGCTCAGCGGCCGGGTCCTCCTGCAGACCTACAGCCCCGACCACCCCGCCATCGTCCACGCCGTGGCCCAGAACTTCGAAGGCTTCGCCGCCGAGGAGCTGCCCTACCGCGAGGCCCTGGGCTACCCCCCCTACGCCGCCATGAGCCTCTACCGCAGCGAGGGCGACAGCCCCCGGGAGGCCCGGGAGCCCCTGCGCAAGCTGCGCATCCGCCTGGAGACGGTCCCGGGCCTGCGCATCCTGGGCCCCCTGGAATCGCCCATCGCCAAGGTGAAGGACCGCTACCGCATGCAGCTCATCCTCAAGTCCGCCTCCCGGGGCCCCCTGGGGGAGGCCATGCGGGCCGCGCCCCTGGAACCGGGAGGGCCCGTGACCCTGGACCGGGATCCGCTCAATTTCGGGGTTTAG
- a CDS encoding response regulator, which produces METKGHLLIADDEEAYLRTIAQLLVLHGFTVDCASSATQAREMLEQKRYDVLVSDIQMPGLPILDLVRQIPALNGGLPVVLMTGHPSMDTALEAMGNAVLAYLVKPVQSQELVMHIQTGVRLRKVQALALESSNRLQTWADEMKAIEADIRSAPASMGVMPLGGLVGLVLGNLASSTLELKQLLDLALQANPGQGVCGIRECPRLGLYQEAIRSGMETLEHTKSAFKSKELGDLRKKFADLLKGTADTSVS; this is translated from the coding sequence ATGGAAACCAAAGGCCACCTCCTCATTGCCGACGACGAGGAAGCGTATCTCCGGACCATCGCCCAGCTGCTGGTCCTCCACGGGTTCACGGTGGACTGCGCCTCCAGCGCCACCCAGGCCCGGGAGATGCTGGAACAAAAGCGGTACGACGTCCTGGTGTCGGACATCCAGATGCCGGGCCTGCCGATCCTGGACCTGGTGCGCCAGATTCCGGCCCTGAACGGGGGCCTGCCCGTGGTGCTCATGACCGGCCACCCCTCCATGGACACCGCCCTGGAGGCCATGGGGAACGCCGTCCTGGCATACCTGGTCAAGCCGGTGCAGTCCCAGGAGCTGGTCATGCACATCCAGACCGGGGTGCGGCTAAGGAAGGTCCAGGCCCTGGCCCTGGAGTCCTCCAACCGCCTCCAGACCTGGGCCGACGAAATGAAGGCCATCGAGGCCGATATCCGGTCCGCCCCCGCCTCCATGGGCGTCATGCCCCTGGGCGGCCTGGTGGGCCTGGTGCTGGGGAACCTCGCCTCCTCCACCCTGGAGCTCAAGCAGCTCCTGGACCTGGCCCTCCAGGCGAACCCGGGCCAGGGGGTGTGCGGCATCCGGGAATGCCCCCGCCTGGGGCTGTACCAGGAGGCCATCCGTTCGGGTATGGAAACCCTCGAGCACACCAAGAGCGCGTTCAAATCCAAGGAGCTCGGAGACCTGCGAAAGAAGTTCGCGGATCTGCTGAAGGGGACGGCCGACACGTCGGTATCTTGA
- a CDS encoding response regulator, with product MHVKLLLVENSEAQAQVVLRPLREAGFEVAAERVASSQDLRAALDRETFDLVLCQHALPGLSYTKVLSDLLAKAPSLPCIVLAALGDEDLVSRALRLGARDFISMGRLSRLPQAVRRELAHGPRRGEAAPAPEPPETGLLEDLMDEAYGLHEVIFDAQGEPADFRFVRLNPAYERLTGITAPEVIGRSALELFPDISRDWIRKFGAVALSGQPLAVDDYRSLRGRTFAGLAFCPQPGHFAVLFNDVTAAQDLETTKERLATAVEQINEGIFIADLAGTLLYVNPALERILGTGPGAALGQPVAKILPGLPLEDPGAEWQGRFPGLPGDGRAQILECTLAPVRDASGRPASRVGIVHDVTREVDTERSLRQMEKMKALAEVAGGVSHDFNNLLAAILSATELIEWQLAADSPIRLKLQVIYQAVTRAGELNRQILAFSRTPEEKSESLDLSLVVKEAIQLVRSTFPATVQVRSALAAGLWTRGNASQLHQVVMNLSINALQAMLPAGGTLEFTLEAPEEGTALLTVKDSGCGMDPAVLERVFEPFFTTKERTEGKGLGLSVVHGIVHAHGGSITVRSEPGQGSVFQVALPCRIPEAPAALGSAGEPTGHERILFVDDEEVLSALGKQGLQMLGYRVTSRSDAQEALEEVTHHPQDFDLLVTDLSMPNMSGVELTQKIRRIRPDLPAILITGAFQDPVPLEGMATPFAQVLLKPVTILDMAKAVRKVMSLRPAPPARAEAPAEPRAEGASVILLAEDSQTTRSLLRSWLVKAGYAVDEARDGQEAWEALERNPGRYSILVTDIVMPRMDGLRLSGKVRGLDASIPILMLSSTDDAESVKEALHLHVSEFLTKPFESAMLVATVERLCADQATRVKVMRSHETAQAVRMAQRAMEAIPEKGMPIYSISEPLTDAGGDVFRAFRREDGSIFFAIADVAGHSVISSYAVAAYLGMLTNFLATDLDLRALAFKLNRAIQAGPFAEVPICGLFGHWNPATGRIHLLNAGIPHALWHRATRGATRAIAINGAPLGILDEPIVEEKVVILAPGDRLLLGSDGFFDALSADGTAFVDLAGPIWENLRGTDIFQAINLVSAAARAHAGGSFGDDLLVVALEQPPLAADPDGLGLDLPADLGAIDGACDQLEAFLDSRGWEAPPGGQGRYDTLLAVREALSNAILHGCAGDGAASVHLSARKVPGNGFRIAVVDAGQGFDLGAHTPPDTASSERGRGIPLMQFFADRVAMVGGELAMDFHQTNTSFVD from the coding sequence ATGCACGTGAAACTCCTCCTCGTCGAGAATTCCGAGGCCCAGGCGCAGGTCGTCCTGCGCCCCCTGCGGGAGGCGGGCTTCGAGGTCGCCGCCGAGCGGGTGGCCTCCTCCCAGGACCTCCGGGCCGCCCTGGACCGGGAGACCTTCGATCTGGTCCTTTGCCAGCACGCCCTTCCGGGGCTTTCCTACACCAAGGTGCTCTCGGACCTGCTGGCCAAGGCCCCCTCCCTGCCCTGCATCGTCCTGGCCGCCCTGGGCGACGAGGACCTGGTGAGCCGGGCGCTGCGCCTGGGCGCCCGGGATTTCATCTCCATGGGCCGCCTGTCCCGGCTGCCCCAGGCGGTGCGGCGCGAACTGGCCCACGGCCCCCGCCGCGGCGAGGCGGCCCCCGCCCCGGAGCCCCCGGAGACCGGCCTCCTGGAGGACCTCATGGACGAGGCCTACGGCCTCCACGAGGTGATCTTCGACGCGCAGGGAGAGCCCGCGGACTTCCGCTTCGTGAGGCTGAACCCCGCCTACGAGCGCCTCACGGGCATCACGGCCCCGGAAGTCATCGGACGCTCGGCCCTGGAGCTTTTCCCGGACATCTCCAGGGACTGGATCCGGAAGTTCGGCGCGGTGGCCCTTTCCGGCCAGCCCCTGGCGGTGGACGACTACCGCAGCCTGCGGGGGCGGACCTTCGCGGGCCTCGCCTTCTGCCCCCAGCCGGGCCATTTCGCGGTGCTGTTCAACGACGTCACGGCGGCCCAGGACCTGGAGACCACCAAGGAGCGCCTGGCCACGGCGGTGGAGCAGATCAACGAAGGCATCTTCATCGCGGACCTGGCGGGCACCCTCCTGTACGTGAACCCGGCCCTGGAGCGCATCCTGGGCACCGGGCCCGGCGCGGCCCTGGGCCAGCCCGTGGCCAAGATCCTGCCCGGGCTCCCCCTGGAGGACCCGGGGGCCGAGTGGCAGGGGCGGTTTCCGGGGCTTCCCGGGGACGGGCGCGCCCAGATCCTGGAGTGCACCCTGGCCCCGGTGCGGGACGCCTCCGGCAGGCCCGCTTCGCGCGTGGGCATCGTCCACGACGTCACCCGCGAGGTGGACACCGAACGCAGCCTGCGCCAGATGGAGAAGATGAAGGCCCTGGCGGAGGTGGCGGGGGGCGTCTCCCACGACTTCAACAACCTGCTCGCGGCCATCCTCAGCGCCACCGAGCTCATCGAGTGGCAGCTGGCCGCCGACAGCCCCATCCGCCTCAAGCTCCAGGTGATCTACCAGGCCGTGACGCGGGCCGGGGAGCTCAACCGCCAGATCCTGGCCTTCAGCCGCACCCCGGAGGAGAAGAGCGAATCCCTCGACCTCTCCCTGGTGGTGAAGGAGGCCATCCAGCTGGTGCGCTCCACCTTCCCGGCCACCGTGCAGGTGCGCTCGGCCCTGGCCGCGGGCCTTTGGACCCGGGGCAACGCCAGCCAGCTCCACCAGGTGGTCATGAACCTGTCCATCAACGCCCTCCAGGCCATGCTCCCCGCCGGAGGCACCCTGGAATTCACCCTGGAGGCCCCGGAGGAGGGCACCGCCCTCCTCACCGTCAAGGACTCCGGCTGCGGCATGGATCCGGCGGTCCTGGAGCGGGTCTTCGAGCCCTTCTTCACCACCAAGGAGCGCACGGAAGGCAAGGGGCTGGGCCTTTCCGTCGTCCACGGCATCGTGCACGCCCACGGCGGATCCATCACGGTGCGCAGCGAACCGGGCCAGGGGAGCGTCTTCCAGGTGGCCCTGCCCTGCAGGATCCCCGAGGCCCCCGCGGCCCTCGGTTCCGCCGGCGAACCCACGGGGCACGAACGCATCCTCTTCGTGGACGACGAGGAGGTCCTCAGCGCCCTGGGCAAGCAGGGCCTCCAGATGCTGGGGTACCGCGTCACCTCCCGCTCCGACGCCCAGGAGGCCCTGGAGGAGGTCACCCACCACCCCCAGGACTTCGACCTCCTGGTCACCGACCTCTCCATGCCCAACATGTCCGGCGTGGAGCTCACCCAGAAGATCCGCCGCATCCGGCCCGACCTTCCCGCCATCCTCATCACCGGCGCCTTCCAGGACCCCGTGCCCCTGGAGGGCATGGCCACCCCCTTCGCCCAGGTGCTCCTGAAGCCCGTGACCATCCTGGACATGGCCAAGGCCGTCCGGAAGGTCATGAGCCTGCGCCCCGCGCCCCCCGCCAGGGCCGAGGCCCCCGCGGAACCCCGGGCCGAGGGGGCCTCGGTCATCCTCCTGGCCGAGGACAGCCAGACCACCCGGAGCCTGCTGCGCAGCTGGCTGGTGAAGGCCGGCTACGCGGTGGACGAGGCCCGGGACGGCCAGGAGGCCTGGGAGGCCCTGGAGCGCAACCCGGGGCGCTATTCCATCCTCGTCACGGACATCGTCATGCCCCGCATGGACGGGCTCCGCCTCTCGGGCAAGGTGCGCGGCCTGGACGCCTCCATCCCCATCCTGATGCTGAGCTCCACCGACGACGCCGAGTCCGTCAAGGAGGCCCTTCACCTCCACGTGAGCGAGTTCCTCACCAAGCCCTTCGAGTCCGCCATGCTGGTGGCCACGGTGGAGCGGCTCTGCGCGGACCAGGCCACGCGGGTGAAGGTCATGCGCAGCCACGAGACCGCCCAGGCCGTGCGCATGGCCCAGCGCGCCATGGAGGCCATCCCCGAGAAGGGCATGCCCATCTACTCCATATCGGAACCCCTCACCGACGCCGGCGGGGACGTGTTCCGGGCCTTCCGCAGGGAGGACGGGTCCATCTTCTTCGCCATCGCCGACGTGGCGGGGCACTCCGTGATCAGCTCGTACGCGGTGGCGGCCTACCTGGGCATGCTCACCAACTTCCTGGCCACGGACCTGGACCTTCGGGCCCTGGCCTTCAAGCTGAACCGCGCCATCCAGGCCGGGCCCTTCGCGGAGGTGCCCATCTGCGGCCTGTTCGGGCACTGGAACCCGGCCACGGGGCGCATCCACCTCCTGAACGCCGGGATCCCCCACGCCCTCTGGCACCGCGCCACCCGCGGCGCCACGCGGGCCATCGCCATCAACGGCGCCCCCCTTGGCATCCTGGACGAACCCATCGTGGAGGAGAAGGTGGTGATCCTGGCCCCCGGGGACCGCCTGCTGCTGGGCAGCGACGGCTTCTTCGACGCCCTCTCCGCGGACGGCACGGCCTTCGTGGACCTGGCGGGGCCCATCTGGGAGAACCTGCGGGGCACGGACATCTTCCAGGCCATCAACCTGGTCTCCGCGGCGGCCCGGGCCCACGCCGGGGGGAGTTTCGGCGACGACCTGCTGGTGGTGGCCCTGGAACAGCCTCCCCTGGCTGCGGACCCCGACGGGCTCGGCCTGGACCTGCCCGCGGACCTGGGGGCCATCGACGGCGCCTGCGACCAGCTCGAGGCCTTCCTGGACAGCCGCGGGTGGGAGGCCCCCCCGGGGGGCCAGGGCCGCTACGATACGCTCCTGGCCGTGCGGGAGGCCCTCTCCAACGCCATCCTCCACGGCTGCGCCGGGGATGGCGCCGCCTCCGTCCACCTCTCGGCCCGGAAGGTCCCGGGGAACGGGTTCCGGATCGCCGTGGTGGATGCGGGCCAGGGCTTCGACCTGGGCGCCCACACCCCCCCCGACACCGCCTCCTCGGAACGGGGCCGCGGCATCCCCCTCATGCAGTTCTTCGCGGACCGGGTGGCCATGGTGGGCGGTGAGCTGGCCATGGATTTTCACCAGACCAACACCTCTTTTGTTGATTGA
- a CDS encoding STAS domain-containing protein produces MPADKPSPADSSTLRIPSGGNLVASTVEARRKAAMEALAAPCTEAVLDLTESEVVDSLGITLILGLFKTCQQRKIPFRVEGANADLMRVFRLFSLPKLFPIMER; encoded by the coding sequence ATGCCAGCCGATAAACCCAGCCCCGCCGATTCCAGCACCCTGAGGATCCCCTCGGGCGGGAACCTGGTGGCCAGCACCGTGGAGGCCCGCCGCAAGGCCGCCATGGAGGCCCTGGCGGCCCCCTGCACCGAGGCGGTCCTGGACCTCACGGAATCCGAGGTCGTGGATTCCCTGGGCATCACCCTCATCCTGGGCCTGTTCAAGACCTGCCAGCAGCGGAAGATCCCCTTCCGGGTGGAGGGGGCCAACGCCGACCTCATGCGGGTCTTCAGGCTGTTCAGCCTCCCCAAGCTCTTCCCCATCATGGAGAGGTAG